A segment of the Zingiber officinale cultivar Zhangliang chromosome 8B, Zo_v1.1, whole genome shotgun sequence genome:
TCTATATCAGTCTACTATCAAACCTATTCTGATTCCTATTTCTACAGCCCAAATCAAACGCCACCTTAAACTCTCTAATAAGTAACTCCCAAAATCCACGGTTAAAAATGATAATCAAGCTGATACTTCATTCAACAACAGGATGATCTGTGCCATTATTTGGTTAAATTTTGTGCAAAATTATTACATGTTCACACCATATGCATTACACCACATTAAACTACATGGTTTCTATAATACACATGCTTTGAATCATGCCCAACTTAATCATGCATGACCAACATTTAGATAACTTAATTTCATGAACGGAAGGTGACAAGTCCTCGTTGCCAAGGCAGGGTAAGCCTAAGGCATTCTATTCATATATCTCCACCCCAAAAGCAGCAAAGCATTGCATCATCCTCAATTCCAGCAACAAGAATATTACTTCATTTTCATGATCAATCATCTCTATCGCTATAAATAATCCCACACTTCACCAACAAGCATCGTGTTTGTCCACATATTAATTGACTTTTAATTCTCTGTTGTTCACAACACTTGATAAAGTATTCTTCATTCAATATGGCATGTGCTTCCGGTGCCGATATCGCCAATCAACGTGGAATGATTACAAGGTGTGCTTCTTCTTCCGGCTCTGGTTCAAGACGGCATCAGTCGAGCCGCTGCAAGTGATCAGGAAGGAGTTAGAGGAGTACGCCAATGATGACGGCGGGGTGATGGGGGTCCACAAGCTGCCTGAGTTCCTGGCAAAGGTGCAAGGGGAGGGCCGTGCTGGAACCTACTAGCACGGCCCTGGAGGCCGCACAGGTCATCATCGACGGCGTCAAGGAAATGAATTCCCCGAAAGGCTTCTCGCTGGATTCCCACCTCTCTCTCTTCTCGGATGACAATACCGCTCATCGTCCGCATGGAGTATGCACATTGCACCCAGTTTGctcctcatcttcttctccaaacTTAGAAAAACTTCatcaaaaacttaaactttatttGCTACAGGTTTACAAAGATAGGACTGCTCCAATAGCTCACTACATCTTCACAGGCCACAACTCCTATATAACCGGCAACCAACTCTGTAGCATTTGCAGTGATGA
Coding sequences within it:
- the LOC122013923 gene encoding phosphoinositide phospholipase C 2-like; this encodes MCFRCRYRQSTWNDYKVCFFFRLWFKTASVEPLQVIRKELEEYANDDGGVMGVHKLPEFLAKVYKDRTAPIAHYIFTGHNSYITGNQLCSICSDEPIIQPLQNGVRVI